In the genome of Bacillus sp. S3, one region contains:
- a CDS encoding GNAT family N-acetyltransferase — MYRSDFYVYDQGKPVKVFIRNYTETDFDQLIEIQSECFPPPFPEELWWNKQQLLNHVTIFPEGALCCEIDGILVGSLTGLCVDFDLNNHNHTWEEITDHGYIRSHNPNGDTLYIVDISIRPKFRKLGLGKLLMQAMYHVVIEKGYTRLLGGGRMPGYHKVADKMTPEEYLAAVINGGMHDPVISFLLRSGRKPIGVARNYLDDEESCNHAALMEWTNPFKSDKGGINANGI, encoded by the coding sequence ATGTATCGAAGTGATTTTTATGTGTATGACCAAGGTAAACCTGTAAAGGTCTTCATCCGTAATTACACAGAAACAGATTTTGATCAGCTGATTGAAATCCAGTCCGAATGCTTTCCACCGCCTTTTCCTGAAGAATTATGGTGGAATAAACAGCAATTATTAAACCATGTTACCATTTTTCCAGAGGGTGCATTATGCTGCGAAATAGATGGTATATTAGTTGGATCATTGACAGGTCTATGTGTTGACTTTGATTTAAATAATCACAACCATACTTGGGAAGAAATCACCGATCATGGGTACATCCGCAGCCATAATCCTAATGGTGATACATTATATATTGTTGATATCAGTATTCGTCCAAAGTTCCGAAAACTCGGGCTTGGAAAATTATTGATGCAGGCGATGTACCATGTTGTCATTGAAAAAGGATATACCAGGCTGCTGGGCGGAGGCCGGATGCCTGGCTACCATAAAGTCGCTGATAAAATGACTCCCGAGGAGTACTTGGCAGCGGTAATAAATGGCGGGATGCACGATCCCGTCATCAGCTTTTTGCTGCGCTCCGGCCGGAAACCTATTGGGGTTGCGAGAAATTACCTCGATGATGAAGAATCCTGCAATCATGCAGCGTTAATGGAATGGACAAATCCGTTTAAATCAGATAAAGGGGGCATAAATGCCAATGGAATATAA
- a CDS encoding GNAT family N-acetyltransferase, translated as MEYKRITSIEDPNFKKLHDLMEEIFPPEEVLEYELWKEPLEDPGIRVFVATLGDQVVGATEYRYYPDWNIAMTDFTIISKPGLGLGRFLAQNRLKDLNQLANENGKVLFGMFAEIYDPYRVEHHEFGGVKVMEPYVRREVLSHLGYKRLDLSYVHPSWENNGEAVEGLDLCFMPADYELAALPAGLIRDFLTNYYSILSNKPKEWLEMIEQINKKETIPLLPL; from the coding sequence ATGGAATATAAAAGAATTACCAGTATTGAAGACCCAAATTTTAAAAAGCTTCATGATTTAATGGAGGAAATTTTCCCGCCGGAGGAAGTACTGGAATATGAGCTTTGGAAAGAACCATTAGAAGATCCAGGTATTCGGGTGTTTGTTGCTACTCTAGGAGACCAAGTTGTCGGAGCAACCGAATACCGTTATTATCCCGACTGGAATATCGCGATGACAGATTTTACTATCATCAGTAAACCTGGTTTAGGGCTTGGCCGCTTTTTAGCGCAAAACCGTTTAAAGGATTTAAACCAGCTTGCTAATGAAAATGGTAAAGTGCTATTTGGAATGTTTGCAGAAATTTATGACCCTTACCGGGTAGAGCATCACGAATTTGGCGGTGTAAAGGTAATGGAACCATATGTGCGCCGGGAGGTTCTATCGCACTTAGGCTATAAGCGGCTTGATCTCTCCTATGTTCACCCATCCTGGGAAAACAACGGGGAAGCTGTCGAGGGACTTGACCTTTGTTTTATGCCTGCTGATTATGAACTTGCGGCATTACCAGCCGGTCTTATTAGGGACTTCCTGACAAACTATTACTCTATCCTTTCCAATAAACCGAAGGAATGGCTGGAAATGATTGAACAAATTAATAAAAAAGAAACGATTCCACTATTACCCCTTTAA
- a CDS encoding ROK family protein, with protein MKKYICFDIGGTKVKHGLLLENGSILSKGSYDTHGRNLELFLNTMADTINMYTSNHNVSGVAISLPGFINPHSGYSERAGAVKALDKQNLKKLLKKRISLPVEIENDGNCAALAEKISGNAKNCTDFICVTIGTGIGGGIFINGKLLHGHSFRGGEFGFMITQAGNNDRDILHSNASTYALIKSYKKLKGISEYEKVKGETVFLESSHDSSVKKLLDDWIQNISYGIYNLAATLNPQKILIGGGVIAQQGLLDNINNKLDHLPWWKDIKIPVESCKYQNDAGMIGALYHFIKKTR; from the coding sequence GTGAAAAAGTATATTTGTTTTGATATAGGAGGGACAAAAGTAAAGCACGGGCTATTGCTAGAGAATGGATCTATTCTTTCAAAAGGCAGCTACGATACCCATGGTAGAAATCTAGAATTATTTTTAAATACAATGGCAGATACCATTAACATGTATACAAGCAATCATAATGTTAGTGGTGTGGCTATTAGTTTACCAGGCTTTATTAACCCTCATTCAGGTTACTCAGAACGGGCCGGCGCAGTAAAAGCACTTGATAAACAGAATCTCAAAAAATTATTAAAAAAGAGAATTTCGCTGCCGGTTGAAATTGAAAATGATGGAAACTGCGCAGCTTTAGCAGAAAAAATAAGTGGGAATGCCAAAAATTGTACCGATTTTATTTGTGTGACAATTGGTACTGGAATAGGCGGGGGTATATTTATTAATGGGAAACTATTGCATGGGCATAGTTTCAGAGGCGGAGAATTTGGATTTATGATTACTCAAGCGGGAAACAATGATAGGGATATACTGCACTCCAATGCTTCTACCTATGCCCTAATTAAGTCCTATAAAAAGCTAAAGGGTATTAGTGAATATGAAAAGGTTAAAGGAGAGACAGTTTTTTTAGAATCCAGCCATGATAGTTCGGTAAAAAAACTACTAGATGACTGGATTCAAAACATTAGTTATGGAATATATAATCTGGCCGCAACTTTAAACCCGCAAAAAATTTTAATAGGCGGTGGAGTAATTGCCCAACAAGGGTTGTTAGATAATATTAACAATAAACTTGACCATCTTCCTTGGTGGAAAGACATTAAGATCCCAGTTGAAAGTTGTAAGTATCAAAATGACGCAGGAATGATTGGTGCACTGTACCATTTTATCAAAAAAACACGGTAG
- a CDS encoding ATP-binding protein, with amino-acid sequence MKLAIMCGMPLSGKSTYSKTLQNQGWVRVSLDEIRLALHGQTYKAEAEPIVWDHAELMVRSLLRSGHDVLVDTTNRTRERRKRWIRVAKEFGLTLEIFYVDTDYETCKQRNKVLRRLSEHDLKQIYKEFQKPTSDEGTIIKVK; translated from the coding sequence GTGAAACTTGCTATTATGTGCGGGATGCCACTAAGCGGAAAATCAACATACAGTAAGACTCTTCAGAATCAAGGATGGGTACGTGTATCACTAGATGAAATTAGGCTAGCTTTGCATGGCCAAACTTATAAGGCAGAGGCTGAACCGATTGTGTGGGATCACGCCGAACTTATGGTACGATCATTGCTTAGAAGTGGACATGACGTACTTGTTGATACCACCAACAGAACCAGAGAACGTCGTAAAAGATGGATTCGAGTTGCGAAGGAATTTGGACTAACATTGGAAATATTCTACGTAGATACCGATTATGAAACTTGCAAACAACGTAACAAAGTGCTTAGGCGACTATCTGAACATGATTTAAAACAAATATATAAAGAATTCCAAAAGCCGACTTCAGATGAAGGAACCATTATTAAGGTAAAATAG
- a CDS encoding galactosyltransferase-related protein, whose amino-acid sequence MLENVSIIVPFQTDHGPRAKAFEWIKRYYARVMPEAELCLGLINEEDINKSKAVNLAAKQATKDIFVIADADVVYNPNIIVEAIRLLDKAAWVVPFTEVYNIEWQGTKRLLKTKPTWPIDIKYEECSKSKWVYEGFAGKLFIIPRENFEAVGGFDERFIGWGGEDDAFSHAVRTLCGEIVNVKGKIFHLWHPSSNYQTNPHGKANADLLGRYKQASGNKKKMTKLINERKSSLDKIKTNNIDNINSYKNELIESLHIENEQNTKKYKSKKYPWYEDNSKNYSISIPIKSKFGNLELIVRSGSSLTHYWQEPNGKWYKSKTFAKGVTGNPLFFENNSGQFVVVCKLKTGEVGFWLRDNKKPDHPWSGPTV is encoded by the coding sequence GTGTTAGAAAACGTTTCAATAATTGTACCTTTCCAAACAGACCATGGTCCAAGGGCGAAGGCTTTTGAATGGATTAAAAGGTATTATGCTCGTGTTATGCCCGAAGCTGAATTATGTTTGGGACTAATCAATGAAGAGGATATTAATAAATCTAAGGCTGTAAACTTAGCAGCTAAACAAGCAACAAAAGATATTTTTGTAATAGCTGATGCGGATGTCGTTTATAACCCCAATATTATTGTGGAAGCGATAAGATTACTTGATAAAGCAGCATGGGTAGTCCCTTTTACGGAAGTATATAATATTGAATGGCAAGGTACTAAAAGATTACTTAAAACAAAACCAACGTGGCCTATTGATATTAAATATGAAGAATGTAGCAAATCAAAATGGGTTTATGAAGGATTTGCGGGTAAACTCTTTATCATTCCTCGAGAAAACTTCGAAGCAGTTGGCGGTTTTGATGAACGGTTCATTGGCTGGGGAGGTGAGGATGATGCATTTTCCCACGCTGTCCGTACGCTTTGTGGGGAGATTGTAAACGTTAAGGGGAAAATATTCCATCTATGGCACCCTAGTTCAAACTATCAAACGAATCCACATGGTAAAGCGAATGCTGATCTTCTTGGCCGCTATAAACAAGCAAGTGGAAATAAGAAAAAAATGACCAAGCTCATTAATGAACGGAAAAGTTCCCTAGATAAGATTAAAACTAATAATATTGATAATATAAACAGTTATAAAAATGAATTAATTGAATCTCTGCATATTGAAAATGAACAAAATACAAAAAAATATAAAAGTAAGAAATATCCATGGTATGAGGATAATTCCAAAAATTACTCCATATCTATTCCAATCAAAAGTAAATTTGGTAACTTAGAGCTTATTGTGCGGTCAGGTTCTTCTTTGACCCATTATTGGCAAGAACCTAATGGGAAGTGGTATAAAAGTAAGACGTTTGCTAAAGGAGTAACGGGAAACCCGTTATTTTTTGAAAATAATTCAGGGCAATTTGTGGTAGTCTGTAAATTAAAAACTGGTGAAGTGGGATTTTGGCTAAGAGACAACAAAAAACCTGACCATCCTTGGTCTGGACCAACAGTTTAG